The Lycium ferocissimum isolate CSIRO_LF1 chromosome 8, AGI_CSIRO_Lferr_CH_V1, whole genome shotgun sequence DNA segment ccaaaaaaaaaaaaagaaaaaaaagatgaggCCACGTTTCCGGGGAAATGGAGCCTTTTAAACGGAGGGGTATCTATGACTAAAACGCTAACGACGGGGGTATATATCATCGAAAAAGCAAACGGGGAATACACACAACTATTTCaggatagtacaggggtatatatgACCCTTTGCCATTGCATTTAAGTAGACGCttggccatagattccaaatatttttcatacttCACCAAAACTGTAAAAAAagaaacggaaaagggtcaaaaatgcccttaaacTATGCGAAATTGAACAACAATGCCCTCCTTTAATAGTGTGGTCCAAAAATACCGATGCCGTTAataatttggtccaaaaatacccttatttttgcttaattgggtcaaaaatgcccATTTTCTaataaacatatttttttaaacacagttttttcttaataaaaatatttgtttttaaagagcaTTTCCCTACCACCAAATGATGTGGTGTAGCGGACGGGGCTGTTCCTCCCTAAATGAGGCGCTACACGGTGCGAATTCAGATATAGTCAAGTACTCCAATGTGGGTACTGCTGGGTGGGAAATAAAAAAGAGCGGAACAtttctcttgtttcttttcttttaaaatcccTTTAACTAATAAATAAGCGGGAAgtattcttttttccttcttaataACATTTATTAATTAAACTAGAATAACCTCATGTATTTTTGATAACATAACtcatatatataagatcatAGTAATCCCATCATTAATTTTCTTTCAGataacaataatttttttccgaATAAAATAggatttatttttgtttcttaatctttttcaaattaaagtAGGAAAAATGTTTGCGAATAATCCTtggttttaaagttaaaataaaaaaaaggtcaaTAATAACTCCATTGACTATATTTTAAAGATCTTTTGTGATTTGATGCAATGTAataaatttttgtattttatggCATTATGATTGTCGTATCTTAATTTTAAAACCAAGGATTATATTAGCAAATACTTATCCTACATTAATTTGGAAatgaataagaaataaaaatattttctattttataaggaaaaagaaTTTTATCGTTATCTGAATGAAAATTGATGATGAGGTTACTATGATCTTATATATATGGCTTATATTATCagttaaaaaatatagaaaactattttattttaattgataaaatgatattaagaagaaaaaaaatattatttcccacttagaaaaattatttccacttttttattagttaaagggatttaaaaaaaaagaaataagaaaagggTTCTTTAAAAACAATATTTTAATTaggaaaattaaaaagaaaagaaacaatatgtttatcaggaaaatgatatttttgacccaattaagtaataataagggtatttttggaccaaacTATTAACGGCAAGAGCATTTTTGAACCAAACTATTAACGGGACATTTTTCTACAATTTTGCATAGTTAaacgcattttttttttaggcttttctaaaaaaaacaaaaaatgaagcgGGGAATGGGAAAAGAATAATTCCTGGAAAATACCTAGGAGTGTCCAAACACGGCCTTATATAGAGACCGTCAATATAAACATCATCTGAGCTGCTAGGTTTTCTGAGAGAGAGGAGGAGGGAGAGACCATAAAAGAGCTCACTTTGAGGCGCTTActcctcttctctctctctctctctctctctctctctactatATCTCTTCTTTCCTTATTTCCCAGGTTCTTTGCCTTTTCAACCTTCCATTTTTGCCATAATGAGCAACCCAAAGGATAATTTCAGTGTTGCCGATCTCAGTGCTGGTAAAACCCCCTTATCCCCTTAAACCCCTTTTATTTTCTAAGAATTTATCCTCGTTTCAATGTTATTTATTTAGATATATGGCTCTCTGTAAGAAGCTTTAATTTCTATGTGAGTTATCTGTCTCGGTTAACAAGACAATCACTTACCCCTGTATGAAGTGGCTATGATGGataatgttttcttgaaaaatgttttGCCTGAAAATAAGTGAGTTTCTTATGTTCGATACGTAAGCAAAAAAATGTTATCCTAAAAGCATTTGTATATACTATGAGAGTTGGGTGTGGCGTGGTGGGGACGGGGGCTATGGGGTGGGGGGTGATGAGGAGGTGTGTTGGAGAGTGAGGAGGACACAATTAAGGTGGAATTCCactgaaaatgttttcttggaaaataagtgattttcttacttattttctttttgtttggtatgtaagttgaaaatttaattcaaaatatatttgtatataataatCTATGCAAAAACTATCGGAGGTGTGCTGGGGGGTAAGACGTAAGAGTGTGGGGATGGGGGCTAAGAGGGTAGGGTTAGGGGTGATATGTGGTGGAGGGTGGGGAAGGTAGAATCAGTGTGGAATGACACctgtggaacttgttttccctactgcTACTACGGaattcattttcctcatttttaagtaacttttttcctagagaaaatggttttccaaaaaattttgaCCTACCGAACATGGGAAAATGGAATTTCCCCCCTGCACACTGAACACACCCACACCCTCAATCCCGAGCTAGTTGGGGTTGGCTATATAAATGCTTACTTACTATTAATCAAGGTTTATGAgagcttcaatttttttattggtTCTAATCAGTCCCCAGTTGTATGTTCTTTTTTGTTACTATTGTTCTTGATATATGGGGTTTTATATCTCTAATTAAAATCTTTTGTGTAGCTTTGAATGCCGGGGATCGAGCAGACCTTGTTAATGTACTCAAAGTGAGCCTTCTTAATATGTTTTATGTGTCATTTGTGTTGTAAGTTAATGAATTTTTGCTGATTTTGCGGTTTTCGAAGAATAAACTTCAGGATCTTACTGGGAAGCACACAGACGTGCTTGAAAATCTGTCGCCCAATGTGAGGAAGCGTGTTGAGCTTCTGAGGGAGATTCAGGCATGTGCATCTTATATCAATTGctgtttaaaattttcttttagggCACTTCACTGTTTCTAGTTAATTATCCTATATTTGTTATTGAGTTCTCTAAGCATGCATTGTTATCTCTTGCCAAGCATGATATATATGATGTCAGGACCTAGAAGTCAATGGGGATTTAATTTACTGGATGGAGAGCATTTCAGTTAATTATGATGCCAATTGGTTGTGGCGAGAATTTGTACGAATGTCACATCTAGTTTTCAAATCTGCAACCTAAAGTAACATTTAAACCAATTTTACCACAAAACCAGAAGTTTCTCTTATGTCGAGGGGATTTAACAATttatacatttaaaaaaaaaatacttttccctattttttCGCATAATGATTTTCTGATCCGTCATGCAAGGTAGCACTCGTAGGTGTGGCCCTAATTCAAAAACCATTGTAATTGAAAGTTTACTTAAAGAAAGATTTACACTTGGTTTTTGTAGAACTTATTTAATCGTTGAACAAGCATCCGCAAATGTTGTATCAAGTCAAAACAACTGACTAGTTATGAAGAAGTTAATAAAACTTGGAAGGACTTGGATTACTTAGTTAGATTCTTTCTCTGCTATCTTTCATTGACTAGTTTTGTGTCCGGTGTTATACCAAAtgtttgttcttgtttctcttcataAGAAAAATGTTTGTTATTGGTCTTTGAGTTATAGACTGAAACACAAATTTTGCATCTTATTGTGAAGTGGTTATCCAAGGCTAATGTTTTCTAATACTACCGGTCGGATTAAAGTAAAATTCAGTAGCCTTCTCTTAAAATAGGACTCTGTAGTAGTTACTTGTCTTATAGGAGGAGTATTTGACTACAATGCAGATAATCAGAACACTTGGGTTAGTCATAACGTGTACTTTTGGTATCTCCTTAGTTTACTGTGTATTATATGCATTAGATTccaagatgtttttttttttttttttttttttttgaagattccaagttatgtttaacttaaaactaaatttgGATACACTGTATGTAATGTTGCCTGTTATTTGTGGAAGCAATCTCCTTGATGCTCAAACTTTGTATTTATCTGGGTTGTTAGctttctttactttcttttaaAGGTTCTTGCTTTTGTctgattttttatatttttgaccGTAAGTGATGAATTCTTCCTCTTTCTTAATTGTGCAGACTCAACATGATGACTTGGAGGCAAAATTTTTTGAAGAGAGAGCTGCACTTGAAGCCAAATACCAGAAGTTGTATCAACCACTATACACAAAGGTCTGTGACACAGGCTATACGTTTATCACTAGTACACGCATATGCATTGATTATGTGGTATGTGACGTATAACTAATGCTGTTAAATACACATTTGCAGAGATTTGAAATTGTGACTGGGGTTGTTGAAGTCGAAGGGGCAACAACTGAGGCTACAGCAGAAAACCAGCAAGCGGATAAAGATGCAGTGGGTATGTTAACTATCAtttttgagttgattgttgCTTTGGTATGGTCAATATTTAATTATGTAGTTGGCTTTTAATAGAGGAAGGAGTCCCTGGTTTTTGGCTCACTGCTATGAAGAATAACGAAGTGCTAGCTGAGGAGGTAATTGTTTGTTAGGTGCTTTACTGTAGTTACTACAACAGTTCCATTAACAGTCAGTCCACTTATCTGGTCTGTTCTGTAAATGCAGATTACCGAGCGAGATGAAGAAGCTCTCAAATTCCTTAGGGATATAAAGTGGTCCAAGATTGATGATCCAAAGGGTTTCAAGCTTGAATTTTTCTTCGAGACTAATCCTTACTTCAAAAACACCGTTCTGTCTAAAAAATATCACATgattgatgaagatgaaccaatTCTGGAGAAAGCAATCGGGTATGGCACCACGTCACTATCTGCAGCTGAAGTTTTTGACTGATTTGACATAATTATTTCCCCCAACGGTTTCTCATGTTTTCTCCACAATCTATAGGACTGAGATAGAGTGGTATCCAGGAAAATGCTTGACACAGACGATTCTAAAAAAGAAGCCAAAGAAGTCAAAGAATGCCAAGCCTATCACAAAAACTGAACAATGTGAaagtttcttcaacttctttagtCCACCTCAAGTTCCTGAGGATGAAGAAGATATCGATGAAGATGCTGTAAGTACTGTTATATTTTCTTTGTACCATTTCTCTTTTAGAGATTCAGTTTATCTTAAACAATATGCTTTTACTTATTGACAGGCTGAAGAACTTCAGAATTTGATGGAACAAGACTATGATGTTGGGTAAGTCTGTCTGACGTTAATTTACACAAACATACATTATGACGGAAAGAAGATGGTGCTGATAATCTTTGTTTTTGCGCCTGATTGACTATGAAGGTCAACAATTCGAGATAAAATCATTCCACATGCTGTCTCATGGTTCACTGGGGAAGCTGCAGAGGATGATTATGCTGActtggaagatgatgaagacgaagatgatgatgatgatgatgatgaagagagtgatgaagaagacgaagatgaggatgaagatgatgacGAGGACGAAGAGGAGCAAGAAGAAGAGACCAAGACCAAGAAGAAGGTACTTAGTTTCAATTTTCCCGCTTCTATTTTTAGCAACTAAATTTATCTTTTTGAGATGAAATGACTAGCAAAGCTAAccgattttccttattgtttgaAACGTCACTGCAGTCATCTGCTGCCTGCAAGGTATGATCTATGATCTCATGTTTGTTTCTGAATTTCATTTAAGATTCTGTCCGCATACCTTGATAGTCGGTACTAATTGTTGATATTCCATTACAGAGGAGCGTAAGAGCACCTGCCGGAGATGGTCAGTCTGGTGAGAGGCCACCAGAATGCAAGCAACAGTAGCTTCTTATTGAAGAGTGGTTCAATGTGACAGCGTCTTGAAATTTGGACGAGAGTGAGAAGTTTGTGCAATTTGGTGGGTTGGCTTGTtatatatggagttatgctaGA contains these protein-coding regions:
- the LOC132068782 gene encoding nucleosome assembly protein 1;2 isoform X1, with the translated sequence MSNPKDNFSVADLSAALNAGDRADLVNVLKNKLQDLTGKHTDVLENLSPNVRKRVELLREIQTQHDDLEAKFFEERAALEAKYQKLYQPLYTKRFEIVTGVVEVEGATTEATAENQQADKDAVEEGVPGFWLTAMKNNEVLAEEITERDEEALKFLRDIKWSKIDDPKGFKLEFFFETNPYFKNTVLSKKYHMIDEDEPILEKAIGTEIEWYPGKCLTQTILKKKPKKSKNAKPITKTEQCESFFNFFSPPQVPEDEEDIDEDAAEELQNLMEQDYDVGSTIRDKIIPHAVSWFTGEAAEDDYADLEDDEDEDDDDDDDEESDEEDEDEDEDDDEDEEEQEEETKTKKKSSAACKRSVRAPAGDGQSGERPPECKQQ
- the LOC132068782 gene encoding nucleosome assembly protein 1;2 isoform X3, which gives rise to MSNPKDNFSVADLSAALNAGDRADLVNVLKDLTGKHTDVLENLSPNVRKRVELLREIQTQHDDLEAKFFEERAALEAKYQKLYQPLYTKRFEIVTGVVEVEGATTEATAENQQADKDAVEEGVPGFWLTAMKNNEVLAEEITERDEEALKFLRDIKWSKIDDPKGFKLEFFFETNPYFKNTVLSKKYHMIDEDEPILEKAIGTEIEWYPGKCLTQTILKKKPKKSKNAKPITKTEQCESFFNFFSPPQVPEDEEDIDEDAAEELQNLMEQDYDVGSTIRDKIIPHAVSWFTGEAAEDDYADLEDDEDEDDDDDDDEESDEEDEDEDEDDDEDEEEQEEETKTKKKSSAACKRSVRAPAGDGQSGERPPECKQQ
- the LOC132068782 gene encoding nucleosome assembly protein 1;2 isoform X2, which codes for MSNPKDNFSVADLSAALNAGDRADLVNVLKNKLQDLTGKHTDVLENLSPNVRKRVELLREIQTQHDDLEAKFFEERAALEAKYQKLYQPLYTKRFEIVTGVVEVEGATTEATAENQQADKDAVEEGVPGFWLTAMKNNEVLAEEITERDEEALKFLRDIKWSKIDDPKGFKLEFFFETNPYFKNTVLSKKYHMIDEDEPILEKAIGTEIEWYPGKCLTQTILKKKPKKSKNAKPITKTEQCESFFNFFSPPQVPEDEEDIDEDAVKLQNLMEQDYDVGSTIRDKIIPHAVSWFTGEAAEDDYADLEDDEDEDDDDDDDEESDEEDEDEDEDDDEDEEEQEEETKTKKKSSAACKRSVRAPAGDGQSGERPPECKQQ
- the LOC132068782 gene encoding nucleosome assembly protein 1;2 isoform X4 codes for the protein MSNPKDNFSVADLSAALNAGDRADLVNVLKNKLQDLTGKHTDVLENLSPNVRKRVELLREIQTQHDDLEAKFFEERAALEAKYQKLYQPLYTKRFEIVTGVVEVEGATTEATAENQQADKDAVEEGVPGFWLTAMKNNEVLAEEITERDEEALKFLRDIKWSKIDDPKGFKLEFFFETNPYFKNTVLSKKYHMIDEDEPILEKAIGTEIEWYPGKCLTQTILKKKPKKSKNAKPITKTEQCESFFNFFSPPQVPEDEEDIDEDAAEELQNLMEQDYDVGSTIRDKIIPHAVSWFTGEAAEDDYADLEDDEDEDDDDDDDEESDEEDEDEDEDDDEDEEEQEEETKTKKKRSVRAPAGDGQSGERPPECKQQ